The Xanthobacter flavus genome includes a window with the following:
- a CDS encoding ArsR/SmtB family transcription factor translates to MIPASERAAELMRSLSHPQRLLVLCALVDGEKSVAQLRDELAIEQVPMSQQLMRLRSDGLVEARREGTSVFYRIAREEVLAVIAALHKAFCPGRVEC, encoded by the coding sequence ATGATCCCGGCCTCCGAGCGCGCGGCCGAACTGATGCGCAGCCTCTCGCACCCCCAGCGCCTGCTGGTTCTGTGCGCGCTGGTGGATGGCGAGAAATCGGTGGCGCAGCTGCGCGATGAGCTTGCGATCGAGCAGGTGCCCATGTCGCAGCAGCTCATGCGCCTGCGATCGGACGGGCTGGTGGAGGCGCGCCGGGAGGGCACCAGCGTGTTCTATCGCATCGCGCGGGAGGAGGTGCTGGCGGTGATCGCCGCGCTTCACAAGGCCTTCTGTCCGGGGCGGGTGGAGTGCTGA
- a CDS encoding ABC transporter ATP-binding protein has product MAEVVLQGVSKSYQGRATVHGLDLAVADREFMVLVGPSGCGKSTTLRMIAGLEEITSGRLLIDGRDVTHAEPQKRDIAMVFQSYALYPHMSAYQNMAFGLLKASKLPKAEVDKRIHEAAEILHITHLLDRKPNVLSGGERQRVAIGRALVRQPKVFLFDEPLSNLDAKLRTHMRAELKRLHRELGLTVIYVTHDQIEAMTLGTRVAILSEGRLQQLGAPMELYLRPANTFVATFIGSPEMSLLRCALLPNGTGSVIQHASFGAHVPARADVSEVFLGVRPEEVLLGAADGTAMAHGRVERTELIGSEALTEILVGDDRLMARTAVMAAPAIGATVGVSFDMARARLFDAASGRSLPH; this is encoded by the coding sequence ATGGCCGAAGTCGTTCTTCAGGGGGTCAGTAAGTCCTACCAGGGCCGAGCCACCGTGCACGGGCTCGACCTTGCGGTGGCGGACCGGGAATTCATGGTGCTTGTGGGCCCGTCCGGCTGCGGCAAATCCACCACCTTGCGCATGATCGCGGGCCTTGAGGAGATCACCTCGGGCCGGCTGCTCATCGACGGGCGAGACGTGACCCACGCCGAGCCGCAGAAACGCGACATCGCCATGGTGTTCCAGTCCTATGCGCTCTATCCGCACATGTCGGCGTATCAAAACATGGCATTCGGCCTGTTGAAGGCGTCGAAGCTGCCCAAGGCGGAAGTTGACAAGCGCATCCACGAGGCCGCGGAGATCCTTCACATCACGCACCTTCTGGACCGCAAGCCCAACGTGCTCTCCGGCGGCGAGCGTCAGCGCGTGGCCATTGGCCGGGCACTCGTGCGTCAGCCCAAGGTGTTCCTGTTCGACGAGCCGCTCTCCAACCTCGACGCGAAGCTGCGCACCCACATGCGGGCCGAGTTGAAGCGCCTGCACCGCGAGCTGGGCCTCACCGTCATCTATGTGACCCATGACCAGATCGAAGCCATGACGCTGGGAACGCGGGTCGCGATCCTCTCCGAGGGGCGGCTGCAGCAGCTCGGTGCGCCCATGGAGCTTTATCTGCGCCCGGCCAACACCTTCGTCGCCACCTTTATCGGCTCGCCTGAGATGAGCCTCCTGCGCTGCGCGCTGCTCCCCAATGGAACGGGCAGTGTGATCCAGCATGCCTCTTTCGGCGCCCACGTGCCGGCGCGTGCGGATGTCAGCGAGGTCTTCCTCGGCGTCCGCCCGGAAGAGGTACTCCTCGGCGCCGCCGACGGCACCGCCATGGCGCACGGGAGGGTGGAGCGCACGGAGCTCATCGGATCGGAGGCACTGACCGAGATCCTCGTGGGCGACGATCGCTTGATGGCCCGAACGGCGGTCATGGCCGCGCCGGCTATCGGCGCGACGGTCGGTGTGAGCTTCGACATGGCGCGCGCCCGCCTGTTCGACGCGGCCTCAGGCCGCTCCCTGCCGCACTAG
- a CDS encoding carbohydrate ABC transporter permease: MATMQDPIEMSAAAGGSRSLSGVLAAVKRNWLHFVLLPLLAVWASPLVWIVVTSLKTRVEVFDPNAGFLPAVAQWSNYPAALAVAPFGTYLINSILVTGGILVCELITITLAAYAFARLNFPGKNILFTLFLLQIMFPIYATFLTNFVTVRELGILNSLPALIVPFVASGYGTFMLRQAFRQVPTELADAARLDGCGHLGILWHVYLPLVKPTLVAFSIIAVVTHWNDYMWPLLVTNSESVRTLPIGLGLLAKSDSGADWTRLMAATVVVVSPLLIFFVIFQRRFVDSFMHAGLK, encoded by the coding sequence ATGGCGACCATGCAGGATCCCATCGAAATGTCGGCTGCCGCAGGTGGCTCCCGCAGCTTGTCCGGCGTCCTCGCTGCCGTGAAGAGGAACTGGCTGCACTTCGTTCTTCTGCCGCTGCTCGCCGTGTGGGCCAGCCCGCTGGTGTGGATCGTCGTCACCTCCCTGAAGACGAGAGTGGAGGTCTTCGATCCCAACGCCGGCTTCCTGCCCGCCGTGGCGCAGTGGAGTAACTATCCGGCCGCGCTGGCCGTTGCCCCCTTCGGCACCTATCTCATCAATTCGATACTCGTGACAGGCGGCATTCTCGTCTGCGAGCTCATCACGATTACGCTCGCGGCCTATGCCTTCGCGCGGCTGAACTTCCCCGGGAAGAATATTCTCTTCACCCTGTTCCTGCTGCAGATCATGTTTCCGATCTACGCCACGTTCCTCACCAATTTCGTGACGGTGCGGGAACTCGGCATCCTGAATTCCCTGCCCGCCCTGATCGTACCCTTCGTCGCCTCGGGCTACGGCACCTTCATGCTGCGCCAGGCATTCCGGCAGGTGCCCACCGAGCTTGCCGACGCGGCACGACTGGACGGCTGCGGACATCTCGGCATCCTATGGCACGTCTATCTGCCGCTGGTGAAGCCGACGCTCGTCGCCTTCTCCATCATCGCCGTGGTGACGCACTGGAACGACTATATGTGGCCGCTGCTCGTCACCAATTCGGAAAGCGTGCGCACGTTGCCCATCGGCCTCGGGCTGCTCGCCAAGTCCGACAGTGGCGCCGACTGGACGCGGCTGATGGCGGCGACGGTCGTGGTGGTGTCGCCGCTCCTGATCTTCTTCGTCATTTTCCAGCGCCGCTTCGTGGACAGCTTCATGCACGCGGGTCTGAAGTAG
- a CDS encoding phosphodiesterase translates to MLIAQLTDFHVTVAGERVGGKIDTRAAFSALMARVAALRPRPDLLLVSGDLTETGTEEEYAFARAGLRELGIPFLAVPGNHDLRAPMRRGLAGHVGTEQDHLGLAVGFPGMRVIGLDTLVEGHGHGAIGPAQLTWLKGVLGGVDGEPALIFTHHPPFQIGIAAMDAIGVREGAGELRTLLEGRSDILAILSGHVHRAIGGIFAGHRAFIAPAAAHQFEFDPVGSGFRIVQEPAQIALHTMVNGALTSYLVPGP, encoded by the coding sequence ATGCTGATCGCGCAGCTCACCGACTTCCACGTCACGGTCGCCGGCGAGAGGGTCGGAGGCAAGATCGACACGCGCGCGGCCTTCAGCGCCCTCATGGCCCGTGTCGCCGCCCTCCGGCCTCGACCCGACCTCCTGCTCGTCAGCGGGGACCTCACGGAGACGGGCACGGAAGAGGAATACGCCTTCGCGCGGGCGGGGTTGCGCGAGCTGGGTATCCCCTTCCTCGCCGTTCCGGGCAATCACGATCTGCGCGCGCCGATGCGCCGCGGTCTGGCCGGGCATGTCGGGACGGAGCAGGACCACCTGGGCCTCGCGGTCGGATTTCCGGGAATGCGTGTCATCGGCCTGGACACGCTGGTCGAAGGGCACGGCCACGGGGCGATCGGACCGGCGCAACTGACATGGCTGAAGGGCGTGCTGGGCGGCGTCGATGGGGAGCCTGCGCTCATCTTCACGCATCACCCGCCGTTCCAGATCGGCATTGCCGCCATGGATGCCATCGGGGTTCGGGAAGGCGCAGGCGAGTTGCGGACGCTGCTGGAAGGGCGCAGCGACATCCTCGCAATCCTGAGCGGCCATGTGCATCGGGCGATCGGCGGCATCTTTGCAGGGCACCGGGCCTTCATCGCCCCCGCCGCCGCACATCAGTTCGAATTCGATCCCGTTGGGTCAGGCTTCCGCATCGTTCAGGAGCCGGCGCAGATCGCGCTCCACACGATGGTGAATGGCGCGCTCACGTCCTATCTCGTGCCCGGCCCCTGA
- a CDS encoding efflux RND transporter periplasmic adaptor subunit yields the protein MSLRFIPPAAALAAAMAALLPVAGATQTARAADFTVRSVEVPELKGVFGEVKSRTVVPARARIGGTVRAVSVSEGDSVKEGDEIALVVDDKNALTLNAADAKIKELKSQLENARTELDRAQQLLARGVASQARLDTSKTQFDVATNQVTAAEADRAVILQRAREGAVIAPADGRVLTVPVTPGSVVLAGDEIARVASGPYYLRLSLPERHATSIREGGTVRIGERGISQDKAGTPATARPGRIVKVYPEISSGRVMADVEVDGLGTYFVNERTLVWVEIGKRAVLAVPAGAVRTAHGIDYVTLVTARGPLDVPVILGARFPGDDGERVEILTGLKDGDVIATAGR from the coding sequence ATGTCCCTGCGCTTCATCCCGCCCGCCGCGGCCCTTGCGGCGGCGATGGCCGCCCTTTTGCCCGTCGCCGGAGCCACCCAGACCGCCCGAGCCGCCGACTTCACCGTCCGCAGCGTGGAGGTGCCGGAGCTGAAGGGCGTGTTCGGCGAGGTGAAGAGCCGCACCGTGGTGCCCGCCCGTGCCCGCATCGGGGGCACGGTGCGCGCCGTCTCCGTCTCCGAGGGCGACAGCGTGAAGGAGGGCGACGAGATCGCCCTGGTGGTGGACGACAAGAACGCCCTCACCCTCAACGCCGCCGACGCGAAGATCAAGGAGCTGAAATCCCAGCTCGAAAACGCGAGGACCGAGCTGGACCGCGCCCAGCAGCTCCTCGCCCGCGGCGTCGCCAGCCAGGCCCGGCTCGATACCTCGAAGACCCAGTTCGATGTCGCCACCAACCAGGTGACGGCCGCCGAAGCGGACCGCGCCGTGATCCTGCAGCGCGCGCGCGAGGGCGCGGTCATCGCCCCCGCCGATGGCCGCGTCCTCACCGTTCCGGTCACGCCCGGCAGCGTGGTGCTGGCGGGCGACGAGATCGCCCGCGTCGCCTCCGGCCCCTATTATCTCCGGCTGTCCTTGCCCGAGCGGCACGCCACCTCCATCCGCGAGGGCGGCACGGTGCGCATCGGCGAGCGCGGCATCTCGCAGGACAAGGCCGGGACGCCCGCCACCGCCCGGCCCGGCCGCATCGTGAAGGTCTATCCGGAAATCTCCAGCGGCCGCGTGATGGCCGATGTGGAGGTGGATGGCCTCGGCACCTACTTCGTCAACGAGCGCACCCTCGTGTGGGTGGAGATCGGCAAGCGGGCGGTGCTCGCCGTCCCGGCCGGCGCCGTGCGCACCGCCCACGGCATCGACTACGTGACGCTGGTGACGGCGCGCGGGCCGCTCGACGTGCCCGTCATCCTCGGCGCGCGCTTTCCCGGCGATGACGGCGAGCGGGTGGAAATCCTCACCGGCCTCAAGGACGGCGACGTGATCGCCACGGCGGGGCGCTGA
- a CDS encoding ABC transporter substrate-binding protein yields the protein MSVISTFPHISRRGLLLGAAAATVTGLGGRAASAADKVKLQFMYPVGVSGDINRIVTGMISKFNAAHENIEVEAIYAGSYDNTEQKVITALGVGDPPATWLPINSALQTFLGLDALADVTGKAKAADIYQDFLPGFLETCVSDGKLYGLPFQPSTPVLYINKAAFKAAGIEKAPVTWTELLDVAKALTVRENNELKRWGLTIGGGWHDWIFECYCRQNALVPWTKDKVLFDKPEAVDALEFWVKMVQAGVMPPASTWEGSANDFMAGRTAMLYHSTGSLTNLRKSSPFEVDVAFMPKNKTFGACQGGGPIMIAKKQTDAQIEASWTFAKWMTSTEVQSQWGRDTGYLAVRKSSWETPEMKAYLEQVPQAKVALEQAAYAGAFLQVPGYHKVREYLKSALDRTLAGSIKPDAALKEAADNSNREIQRLLRRRS from the coding sequence ATGTCGGTTATTTCAACATTTCCCCACATTTCCCGGCGCGGCCTTCTTCTCGGCGCGGCGGCTGCCACGGTGACCGGCCTCGGCGGCCGTGCCGCGTCCGCTGCGGACAAGGTGAAGCTGCAGTTCATGTATCCGGTGGGGGTGTCGGGTGACATCAACCGGATCGTGACGGGAATGATCTCCAAGTTCAACGCTGCCCATGAGAACATCGAAGTAGAGGCGATCTACGCCGGCAGCTACGACAACACCGAGCAGAAGGTGATCACGGCTCTGGGCGTCGGCGACCCGCCCGCCACCTGGCTGCCCATCAACTCGGCGCTGCAGACGTTCCTCGGTCTCGATGCCCTCGCGGACGTGACGGGCAAGGCCAAGGCGGCCGACATCTATCAGGACTTCCTGCCCGGCTTCCTCGAGACCTGCGTGTCCGACGGCAAGCTCTACGGTCTGCCGTTCCAGCCGTCGACGCCGGTGCTCTACATCAACAAGGCGGCCTTCAAGGCGGCCGGCATCGAGAAGGCGCCGGTCACCTGGACCGAGCTCCTGGATGTCGCCAAGGCCCTCACCGTTCGGGAGAATAACGAACTGAAGCGCTGGGGCCTGACCATCGGGGGCGGCTGGCACGACTGGATTTTCGAATGCTACTGCCGCCAGAACGCCCTGGTGCCGTGGACCAAGGACAAGGTGCTGTTCGACAAGCCGGAGGCCGTCGACGCGCTCGAATTCTGGGTGAAGATGGTTCAGGCGGGCGTGATGCCCCCGGCCTCCACCTGGGAAGGCTCGGCGAACGACTTCATGGCCGGCCGTACCGCGATGCTCTATCATTCCACGGGTTCGCTGACCAACCTGCGCAAGTCCTCGCCTTTCGAGGTGGACGTGGCCTTCATGCCGAAGAACAAGACCTTTGGGGCCTGCCAGGGCGGCGGACCCATCATGATCGCCAAGAAGCAGACCGACGCCCAGATCGAGGCCTCCTGGACGTTTGCCAAGTGGATGACCTCCACCGAAGTGCAGTCGCAGTGGGGTCGCGACACCGGCTATCTCGCCGTGCGCAAGTCGTCTTGGGAAACGCCTGAAATGAAGGCGTATCTGGAGCAGGTGCCGCAGGCCAAGGTGGCGTTGGAGCAGGCCGCCTATGCCGGTGCATTTCTCCAGGTGCCGGGCTATCACAAAGTCCGCGAATATCTCAAAAGCGCTCTCGACCGCACGCTCGCCGGCTCCATCAAGCCGGATGCGGCACTGAAGGAGGCGGCGGACAATTCCAACCGCGAGATCCAGCGCCTGTTGCGCCGGCGCTCCTGA
- a CDS encoding efflux RND transporter permease subunit, which translates to MGETSHDNRPLGIAGVLTRAFIASPLTPLLLIAAFAFGLIALVTLPREEEPQISVPMVDIRVSAQGLKAEDAVKLVTEPLETIVKAIDGVEHVYSNTEDDGVLVTARFLTGTSPDAAILRVHEKVRANLDRIPVGITEPLIVGRSIDDVAILVLTLVPKPDAASRWTANDLTRVARELQADIAKLPDIGLTYIVGEQPEEIRVAPDPERLSLYGITLAQLQGKLEGANRTFNTGTVREANGQRTLVAGQTLQTPSEIGAILLTSRDGRPVYVRDVADVSLATQPAEHYVTHIEKGPDGLTRRPAVSLAIAKRPGTNAVVIAEAVLRQIEAAHGSALPADVEVKVTRNYGESANEKANELLLHLGLATVSIVVLVGFAIGWREALVVAVVIPTTILLTLFAARLMGYTLNRVSLFALIFSIGILVDDAIVVIENIARHWAMKDGRSRAQGAIDAVAEVGNPTIVATLTVVAALLPMLFVSGMMGPYMSPIPANASAAMVFSFFVAVILTPWLMLKIAGRASGDPGHGEAADGGRLGRFYVRVAKPILSSRARAGAFLATVGVATLASLSLFYTHAVTVKLLPFDNKTELAVILDMPADTSVERTDSTLNTLVNALSNLPESVSFETHAGTAAPFNFNGLVRHYGLRSAPRQGDIQINLKAKGERSRSSHEIALDVRNRLKSIELPSGSSLKVVEPPPGPPVLSTLLAEIYGPDPETRRAVARKVRQAFENVPFIVDVDDSFGTPGERVRLAIDQDNLEFYKVEQGDVYDAIRTIFAGGTLGYSHRGNGRAPIPIRLEMSKGNNVIDERTLATPVPANTLPGGRGVVELGDVVSVVREPASYPIFRHNGRPAEMVTADLAGAYEAPVYGMLAVSKALADMNFGDLPKPEIALHGQPSDEAKPTLLWDGEWEVTWVTFRDMGGAFIVAILGIYILVVAQFGSFKLPLVILTPIPLTFIGIMTGHWLFGAPFSATSMIGFIALAGIIVRNSILLVDFIRHARAPGRPLEEVLLEAGAIRFKPILLTALAAMIGAAVILTDPIFQGLAISLLFGLASSTALTVLVIPAIYVVLRGGRAGGSRNA; encoded by the coding sequence ATGGGCGAGACCTCTCACGACAACCGCCCCCTCGGCATCGCCGGCGTGCTCACCCGCGCCTTCATCGCCTCGCCCTTGACCCCGCTGCTGCTCATCGCGGCCTTCGCCTTCGGCCTCATCGCGCTGGTCACCCTGCCGCGCGAGGAGGAGCCGCAGATTTCCGTGCCCATGGTGGACATCCGCGTCTCGGCCCAGGGGCTGAAGGCGGAAGACGCCGTGAAGCTCGTGACCGAGCCGCTGGAGACCATCGTCAAGGCCATCGACGGGGTGGAGCACGTCTATTCCAACACCGAGGACGACGGCGTGCTCGTCACCGCCCGCTTCCTCACCGGCACCAGCCCGGATGCCGCCATCCTGCGCGTCCATGAGAAGGTGCGGGCCAATCTCGACCGCATCCCGGTGGGCATCACCGAGCCTTTGATCGTCGGCCGCTCCATCGACGACGTGGCCATCCTCGTGCTCACCCTCGTGCCGAAGCCCGACGCGGCCTCGCGCTGGACCGCCAACGACCTGACCCGCGTGGCGCGGGAGCTTCAGGCCGACATCGCGAAGCTGCCCGACATCGGCCTCACCTACATCGTCGGCGAGCAGCCGGAGGAAATCCGCGTCGCGCCCGATCCCGAGCGCCTGTCCCTCTACGGCATCACGCTCGCCCAGTTGCAGGGCAAGCTGGAGGGCGCCAACCGCACCTTCAACACCGGCACCGTGCGCGAGGCCAATGGCCAGCGCACCCTCGTCGCCGGCCAGACGCTGCAGACTCCCTCCGAGATCGGCGCCATCCTCCTCACATCGCGGGACGGCCGCCCCGTCTATGTGCGCGACGTGGCGGACGTGAGCCTCGCCACCCAGCCGGCGGAACACTACGTCACCCATATCGAGAAGGGGCCGGACGGCCTCACCCGGCGCCCGGCTGTGTCGCTCGCCATCGCCAAGCGTCCCGGCACCAATGCGGTGGTCATCGCCGAGGCGGTGCTCCGCCAGATCGAGGCCGCGCATGGCTCCGCCCTTCCCGCCGACGTGGAGGTGAAGGTCACCCGCAATTATGGCGAGAGCGCCAACGAGAAGGCCAACGAGCTGCTGCTGCATCTCGGCCTCGCCACCGTCTCCATCGTCGTGCTGGTGGGCTTCGCCATCGGCTGGCGCGAGGCGCTGGTGGTGGCGGTGGTCATCCCCACCACCATCCTCCTCACCCTGTTTGCCGCCCGCCTGATGGGCTACACGCTGAACCGGGTGAGCCTGTTCGCGCTCATCTTCTCCATCGGCATCCTGGTGGACGACGCCATCGTCGTCATCGAGAACATTGCCCGCCACTGGGCGATGAAGGATGGGCGGTCGCGGGCGCAGGGGGCCATCGACGCGGTGGCGGAGGTGGGCAATCCCACCATCGTCGCCACCCTGACCGTGGTGGCTGCCCTCCTGCCCATGCTGTTCGTCTCCGGCATGATGGGCCCCTACATGAGCCCCATCCCCGCCAACGCCTCGGCGGCGATGGTCTTCTCCTTCTTCGTCGCCGTCATCCTCACCCCCTGGCTGATGCTGAAGATCGCCGGGCGGGCGAGCGGCGATCCCGGCCACGGGGAGGCCGCCGATGGGGGCCGGCTGGGGCGCTTCTATGTGCGGGTGGCGAAGCCCATCCTCTCCTCCCGCGCCCGGGCGGGGGCCTTCCTCGCCACCGTGGGCGTGGCGACCCTCGCGTCCCTGAGTCTCTTCTACACCCACGCGGTGACGGTGAAGCTGCTTCCGTTCGACAACAAGACCGAACTCGCCGTGATTCTCGACATGCCGGCTGACACCTCCGTCGAACGCACCGATTCCACCCTGAACACCCTGGTGAATGCGCTCTCGAACCTGCCCGAATCCGTCTCGTTCGAGACCCATGCCGGCACTGCAGCGCCGTTCAACTTCAACGGATTGGTCCGCCACTACGGCCTCAGGTCCGCTCCGAGGCAAGGGGACATCCAGATCAACCTGAAGGCGAAGGGGGAGCGCTCCCGCAGCAGCCACGAGATCGCGCTCGATGTCCGCAACAGATTGAAATCAATCGAACTTCCTTCGGGCTCCTCGCTCAAGGTGGTGGAGCCGCCGCCCGGTCCGCCGGTGCTCTCGACCCTCCTCGCCGAGATCTATGGCCCGGACCCCGAGACCCGCCGCGCGGTCGCCCGAAAGGTGCGTCAAGCTTTTGAAAACGTTCCCTTTATCGTGGACGTGGACGACAGCTTCGGCACCCCGGGAGAGCGCGTCCGCCTCGCCATCGACCAGGACAATCTCGAATTCTACAAGGTGGAACAAGGGGATGTGTACGACGCCATCCGCACCATCTTCGCCGGCGGCACCCTGGGCTATTCCCACCGCGGCAACGGCCGGGCGCCGATCCCGATCCGCCTCGAAATGTCCAAGGGAAACAACGTCATAGACGAGCGAACCCTGGCGACGCCCGTCCCCGCCAACACCCTTCCCGGCGGCCGCGGCGTGGTGGAACTGGGCGACGTCGTGAGCGTCGTCCGGGAACCCGCCTCCTACCCCATCTTCCGCCACAACGGCCGCCCCGCCGAGATGGTCACGGCCGACCTCGCGGGGGCTTATGAAGCGCCTGTCTACGGCATGCTGGCGGTGTCCAAAGCCTTGGCGGATATGAATTTCGGCGATCTGCCAAAGCCGGAGATCGCCCTCCATGGACAACCCTCCGACGAGGCGAAACCGACACTTCTGTGGGACGGCGAGTGGGAGGTGACGTGGGTCACCTTCCGCGACATGGGCGGCGCCTTCATCGTCGCCATCCTCGGCATCTACATCCTGGTGGTGGCGCAGTTCGGCTCGTTCAAGCTGCCGCTCGTTATCCTCACGCCTATCCCTTTGACATTCATAGGGATAATGACCGGACACTGGCTGTTCGGCGCGCCCTTCTCGGCCACATCCATGATCGGCTTCATCGCCCTGGCCGGCATCATCGTGCGCAATTCCATCCTCCTGGTGGACTTCATCCGCCACGCCCGCGCCCCCGGCCGGCCGCTGGAGGAGGTGCTGCTGGAGGCGGGCGCCATCAGGTTCAAGCCCATCCTCCTGACCGCTTTGGCGGCGATGATCGGCGCGGCGGTGATCCTGACGGACCCCATCTTCCAGGGCCTCGCCATCTCCCTCCTGTTCGGCCTCGCCTCATCCACGGCATTGACCGTATTGGTGATTCCCGCGATCTACGTGGTGCTGAGAGGCGGGCGCGCAGGAGGCTCGCGGAACGCATGA
- a CDS encoding carbohydrate ABC transporter permease produces the protein MVTGHALRARVSEAGLAYLLLLPSLIFLCAFTYWPIVRSIWFSFHDVMLGSDKIFFLGLENYQRLWTDGLFWKSLGNTAFYTLVTIPSAIACALLLAVALDSKLRGMTFYRSAFFYPVMIPSVAAGMVWVFLYAPGYGPINDVLALLGLPKLEWLYNSNTAMIAIIIMSIWKYSGYFMLILLAALQMVPDDLYEAARLDGVSAWHRLVHITIPLISPTLYFVIIIGLLHSYQIFDYVYVMTQGGPADATNVLTFYIYQNGFQYQDIGYASTLANVLLLFVGGLISLVALVFGRRVHYLGR, from the coding sequence ATGGTCACAGGTCACGCACTGCGAGCCCGCGTTTCGGAGGCCGGGCTCGCCTATCTGCTGCTTCTGCCCTCGCTGATCTTCCTCTGTGCCTTCACCTATTGGCCCATCGTCCGGTCCATATGGTTCAGCTTCCATGACGTCATGCTCGGGTCCGACAAGATCTTCTTCCTCGGACTTGAGAACTACCAGCGCCTGTGGACGGACGGCCTGTTCTGGAAGTCGCTCGGCAACACGGCCTTCTACACGCTGGTGACCATTCCCAGCGCCATCGCCTGCGCTCTCCTGCTGGCGGTCGCCCTCGACAGCAAGCTGCGCGGTATGACCTTCTACCGCTCGGCATTCTTCTATCCGGTGATGATCCCTTCGGTGGCTGCCGGCATGGTCTGGGTGTTTCTCTATGCCCCAGGCTACGGACCCATCAACGATGTTCTTGCCTTGCTGGGTCTTCCTAAACTGGAGTGGCTCTACAACAGCAACACCGCCATGATCGCGATCATCATCATGAGCATCTGGAAATATTCCGGCTACTTCATGCTCATCCTGCTCGCGGCGCTGCAGATGGTCCCCGATGACCTCTACGAAGCGGCGCGGCTGGACGGCGTCTCCGCCTGGCACCGCCTGGTGCACATCACCATCCCGCTCATTTCGCCGACGCTCTATTTCGTCATCATCATAGGGCTTCTGCACTCCTACCAGATCTTCGACTACGTCTACGTGATGACGCAGGGCGGACCGGCGGACGCCACCAACGTGCTGACCTTCTACATCTACCAGAACGGCTTCCAGTATCAGGACATCGGATACGCCTCGACGCTGGCGAACGTGCTGCTGTTGTTCGTGGGCGGCCTCATCTCCCTCGTGGCGCTGGTCTTCGGCCGGCGCGTCCATTATCTCGGGCGCTGA
- a CDS encoding YgaP family membrane protein — protein sequence MSVDRIVMMFAGFMVLASLGLGLTVSPYFFWLTAFVGANLMQASVTGFCPAAMLLKKLGVKPGVAFT from the coding sequence ATGTCTGTCGATCGCATCGTCATGATGTTTGCGGGTTTCATGGTGCTGGCGTCGCTCGGCCTCGGCCTCACCGTCTCCCCTTACTTCTTCTGGCTGACCGCCTTCGTGGGCGCGAACCTGATGCAGGCGTCCGTCACCGGCTTCTGCCCGGCGGCCATGCTGCTCAAGAAGCTGGGCGTGAAGCCCGGCGTCGCCTTCACCTGA